The Acropora muricata isolate sample 2 chromosome 5, ASM3666990v1, whole genome shotgun sequence genome includes a window with the following:
- the LOC136916250 gene encoding uncharacterized protein isoform X1: protein MDLVEGKVWCRKGKKWKTRWAVLRRVNPATDVLNLVLYSKDSTAGARHREKALVSLKGFSGLQVLNKLDKHFNVIVIITTDDVIPLSFETIDQRADWLGQLQGHYGKEKSFSGIVPHKQKIKSGEAVLRFYPSFFSLTKKDSHRLIGHWKFTSLPKYGAVEGGFAFQAVPDNPNGDKSLVFFFATRSGKEIHALFDSVCRAGEVGIRQDSHSAEPCQPGPSADESYTQPSFLKRAWLRMSKKRIKGKAERPRSQSMPSTTRRPKKSEPVSPPSKIDERPFRRNDSVPTYMGRTSNTDDVFEQEPAKSPAPGYENIMGVTPEGYEVMIPDSTDGRRATHSGAFSPTRKGSAEQGVGTIKEDGRNPGDAEGYVVVEGRDEELVEILIKESSGKGKKEIEESENGRVKSSSSTTERQDEGNVIPEENESETQEKTSETEKPDLANDEVKCEIIVTPSDAGDSKAKNEEECSVVNGHKDNIEPMTEQKSQTMSSRRPTENPDYVNGDITSSKRVANGTVSNVSSRRGLKAPPMLNLSPSSTVGSAEHLYVNSPKPVEYVNVQGGRPGAFRPRNKSSTSKLNPYAMYDGNDDSIYHSVESLMPSHPGYLNVRADDPSRSHSFENIAGHSYANVAGRQPSYQNIGHVDRSYVNMMSLPYQGNLNYVRIEGVDSPQASSPLSVNTSPKSSDYTWIDERKTKLLQDTAKLHSERRQENLPRVMKK from the exons ATGGATTTAGTTGAGGGAAAAGTATGGtgcagaaaaggaaaaaag tgGAAGACGCGCTGGGCTGTCTTGCGTCGAGTGAATCCTGCTACAG ATGTTTTGAATCTAGTCTTGTACTCAAAGGATTCAACTGCTGGAGCTCGGCACAGGGAGAAGGCGCTTGTATCTCTTAAAGGCTTCAGTGGATTGCAAGTACTAAACAAGTTGGACAAGCACTTCAATGTCATTGTCATTATTACAACAGATGATGTTATTCCCTTGAGCTTTGAAACAATTGATCAGAGGGCAGACTGGCTGGGGCAACTGCAAGGTCATTATGGGAAAG AGAAGTCATTTTCAGGCATTGTGCCacataaacaaaaaatcaaGTCTGGCGAAGCCGTGCTACGGTTCTATCCTTCGTTCTTCTCACTGACGAAAAAGGACAGCCACCGTCTGATTGGTCACtggaagttcacgtctttgcCTAAATATGGCGCGGTTGAGGGCGGATTTGCATTCCAGGCTGTACCTGACAATCCTAATGGAGACAAatctcttgttttcttctttgctaCTCGCTCAGGGAAAGAAATTCATGCCTTATTTGACAGCGTTTGTCGAGCTGGTGAAGTTGGTATACGGCAAGATTCTCATTCCG CAGAACCTTGTCAGCCGGGTCCCAGTGCAGACGAATCGTACACTCAACCAAGCTTTTTAAAGCGAGCCTGGCTTCGTATGAGCAAGAAACGCATTAAGGGGAAAGCAGAGAGGCCCCGTAGTCAAAGCATGCCATCCACAACTCGCAGACCGAAGAAGTCGGAGCCGGTATCCCCACCGTCTAAAATAGATGAACGTCCTTTTCGAAGAAACGATTCCGTGCCTACCTACATGGGAAGAACCAGTAATACTGATGATGTCTTTGAACAAGAACCTGCAAAAAGCCCAGCGCCCGGATACGAAAACATCATGGGGGTCACCCCCGAGGGATACGAAGTGATGATACCGGACTCGACTGATGGCCGAAGGGCGACACATAGCGGGGCATTTAGTCCCACCAGGAAAGGATCCGCAGAACAAGGAGTGGGGACTATTAAGGAAGACGGAAGGAACCCGGGTGATGCAGAGGGTTATGTTGTCGTGGAAGGTAGAGACGAAGAACTTGTTGAAATATTAATAAAGGAATCTTCTGGTAAGGGAAAAAAGGAAATAGAAGAGTCGGAGAATGGCAGAGTTAAGTCTTCGTCTTCTACGACCGAAAGGCAAGATGAAGGCAATGTGATCCCAGAGGAAAATGAAAGCGAAACGCAGGAAAAAACATCAGAAACCGAAAAGCCAGATTTGGCCAACGATGAAGTAAAATGTGAAATAATCGTTACTCCATCGGATGCAGGTGATTCAAAAGCCAAAAATGAGGAGGAGTGCAGTGTTGTAAACGGGCATAAAGACAATATTGAGCCTATGACAGAACAGAAGTCGCAAACTATGAGCAGCAGAAGACCCACAGAGAACCCAGACTATGTTAACGGTGACATCACCTCTTCAAAACGCGTTGCCAACGGAACGGTGTCTAACGTTTCATCTCGTCGGGGTTTGAAAGCACCACCAATGCTTAATCTGTCGCCCTCGTCAACTGTTGGAAGTGCCGAACATCTTTACGTGAATTCTCCAAAACCGGTGGAATATGTGAATGTTCAGGGAGGGAGGCCTGGGGCTTTTCGTCCCCGCAACAAATCAAGCACGTCGAAGTTGAACCCGTATGCAATGTATGACGGAAATGATGATTCGATCTACCACAGTGTGGAGTCACTGATGCCTTCGCATCCGGGATATTTAAACGTTCGCGCTGACGACCCTTCACGAAGCCACAGTTTTGAGAACATCGCTGGCCATTCTTACGCGAATGTAGCTGGCAGACAGCCATCGTATCAAAACATAGGACACGTTGATCGGTCTTACGTGAACATGATGTCATTGCCCTATCAAGGAAATCTGAACTACGTAAGAATTGAAGGAGTTGATTCGCCGCAAGCGAGCAGTCCTTTGTCCGTGAACACTTCCCCAAAATCCAGCGACTACACCTGGATCGACGAGAGGAAGACCAAATTATTGCAAGACACAGCCAAACTGCATAGCGAGCGACGACAGGAAAATTTGCCACGAGTAATGAAGAAATAG
- the LOC136916248 gene encoding dentin sialophosphoprotein-like, which yields MDATEQEEYKVFRRDVFRVAVSNESPQNTRIVTSIDEDDDVEEEFDDLDALRMAALQSLGSKNSHVKKSFSGMDLGSTRHVSLGRSTDSDFQIVTVERTDSVSSSSTEYEDVDLSMPSDGAVTEDKRVFHNSDESDSDFDIDIRNNEENVFENSLAEEDGTFETVNVNEDDDERENSLKSYEEDQEIDNATDDSSIGSNGETVNSFDCSDEDVGSIDGLSKSDNSYCQDESDLSLEIPVDSSSDEDLRVNGGHDEDSVSDSDIPEHDLLESEDKIGIFNDIYITIPNESQVITKVEKSLGIVDSEAGEDHGKIEHKCEDSSEQINHEDVAPVQHDIISFSDDEKSDLKVTDESQKVEQHHSLQTKLPVVKKRDKENLGFSSSEVSAEVTEKTHLKAKALSDVSKATITKEQQKHDENVKNVTDSVVKSPSITVKTKTKSSGKPEVADTNSSKIVKDSSQENLPKKNVGQKANKKDDEKRNGKLETKRDSVKAKIVSKDSTAVAVNNKAVNLLVSKTDKEKEMDFDQLSIEDEDDFIEEEEDGNFPAVKSKVGLNKIPSKQLITNRSPSRERRRKRRYSYSPDRCRNSVRSNHDRSTSRDRRRDYRFHGRSENGNRRRSLSPQQRGRTYRGSYSRSERSRSRERMQSRFNTVVTKSRANRHYHSRSRSRSPSRNISERTGKASKTRESVRTSVKERLEIKKTGDARSLLTRSDVRTCDSIVSKKSVSNKDSKSTTDLPLANGAISGSKHKPVTVKANEVKIKQQKDLRSRLSEKKADQSTERQKKPVGKDSTKVSREQELDARIQRIKQQNEVILKRAKEIQAEKSKFS from the exons ATGGATGCCACAGAACag GAAGAATACAAGGTTTTTAGGCGAGATGTATTCAGAGTGGCTGTCTCAAATGAG tcaCCACAAAACACAAGGATTGTTACGAGTattgatgaagatgatgatgttgaAGAAGAATTTGATGATCTTGATGCTTTACGAATGGCTGCTCTACAGAGCCTTGGCTCAAAG AATTCTCATGTCAAGAAAAGTTTTAGTGGTATGGACCTAGGAAGCACTCGGCATGTTAGTCTTGGAAGAAGTACTGACTCTGATTTCCAGATTGTCACTGTGGAGAGAACTGACAGCGTGTCTTCTTCAAGTACGGAGTATGAGGATGTTGATTTGAGCATGCCCAGTGATGGTGCCGTCACAGAGGATAAAAGGGTGTTCCACAACTCAGACGAAAGTGACAGTGACTTTGACATTGATATTCGTAATAATGAGGAGAATGTCTTTGAGAATTCTCTTGCAGAAGAAGATGGCACATTTGAAACAGTTAATGTCAACGAAGATGACGATGAAAGGGAAAACTCACTGAAGAGTTACGAGGAAGATCAAGAGATTGATAATGCAACAGATGACAGTAGTATAGGCAGCAATGGTGAAACTGTAAATAGCTTTGATTGCAGTGATGAGGATGTGGGAAGCATTGATGGTTTGAGCAAAAGTGATAATAGTTATTGTCAAGATGAGAGTGATCTTTCACTTGAAATTCCTGTTGACAGCTCAAGTGATGAAGACCTACGAGTAAATGGTGGCCATGATGAAGATTCAGTTAGTGACAGTGACATTCCTGAACACGATCTTCTTGAGTCTGAGgataaaattggcattttcaatGACATTTACATCACTATTCCGAATGAAAGCCAGGTCATCACCAAAGTTGAGAAAAGCTTGGGAATTGTTGACAGCGAAGCAGGGGAAGATCACGGCAAAATTGAACATAAATGTGAAGACAGCAGCGAACAAATAAATCATGAGGATGTGGCTCCTGTTCAGCATGATATCATTAGCTTTTCAGATGATGAAAAAAGTGATTTGAAAGTTACTGATGAAAGCCAAAAAGTTGAGCAACATCATTCACTTCAAACCAAACTTCCAGTTGTTAAAAAAAGGGACAAAGAGAATCTGGGTTTCTCATCTTCAGAAGTGTCAGCGGAGGTAACAGAAAAGACTCATCTTAAAGCTAAAGCCTTGTCGGATGTTTCCAAGgcaacaataacaaaagaacAGCAAAAGCATgatgaaaatgtcaaaaatgtgACTGATTCTGTTGTCAAATCACCCAGTATAACagtaaaaacaaagacaaaaagttCTGGGAAACCAGAAGTTGCAGATACCAATTCATCAAAGATAGTAAAAGATAGCAGTCAGGAAAATTTGCCAAAGAAAAATGTGGGACAGAAAGCTAACAAAAAGGATGATGAAAAGAGGAATGGGAAATTGGAAACCAAACGTGATTCAGTCAAAGCCAAGATTGTTAGCAAGGACAGCACAGCTGttgctgttaacaacaaagcaGTGAATTTATTGGTTTCTAAGACTGATAAAGAGAAAGAAATGGACTTTGATCAGTTGAGTattgaagatgaagatgatTTTATTGAAGAGGAAGAAGATGGGAATTTTCCAGCAGTAAAATCAAAAGTTGGTTTGAATAAAATACCTTCTAAACAATTAATAACTAATCGAAGTCCTTCCAGGGAAAGAAGGAGGAAACGGCGATATTCTTATTCACCAGATAGGTGTCGTAACTCAGTGCGCTCCAACCATGATCGATCAACATCAAGAGACAGACGACGCGATTACCGTTTCCATGGGAGATCTGAAAATGGGAATCGTAGAAGATCACTTTCCCCACAGCAAAGGGGAAGGACTTATAGGGGAAGTTACAGCCGTAGTGAAAGAAGCCGAAGCAGGGAAAGAATGCAAAGCAGATTCAACACAGTTGTGACAAAGAGCAGGGCGAATAGACACTATCATTCAAGGTCTCGCTCAAGATCACCTTCTAGAAATATAAGTGAAAGAACTGGAAAGGCATCGAAAACAAGGGAAAGTGTCCGCACCAGTGTTAAAGAACGACTTGAGATTAAAAAGACAGGGGATGCACGGTCATTACTAACAAGGAGTGATGTGAGAACTTGTGATAGTATTGTCAGCAAGAAATCAGTGTCAAACAAAGACTCTAAGTCAACCACAGACTTACCTTTAGCAAATGGAGCCATATCAGGGTCAAAGCACAAACCAGTTACTGTCAAAGCTAATGAGGTGAAAATTAAGCAACAAAAAG ATCTCAGATCTCGGCTGTCAGAGAAAAAGGCAGACCAGAGTACagagagacaaaaaaaaccGGTGGGGAAAGACTCAACCAAAGTGAGCAGAGAACAAGAGCTTGATGCACGGATTCAGAGAATCAAGCAACAGAATGAAGTCATTCTGAAGAGAGCCAAGGAAATACAAGCCGAGAAAAGTAAATTCAGTTAA
- the LOC136916250 gene encoding uncharacterized protein isoform X2: MDLVEGKVWCRKGKKWKTRWAVLRRVNPATDVLNLVLYSKDSTAGARHREKALVSLKGFSGLQVLNKLDKHFNVIVIITTDDVIPLSFETIDQRADWLGQLQGHYGKEKSFSGIVPHKQKIKSGEAVLRFYPSFFSLTKKDSHRLIGHWKFTSLPKYGAVEGGFAFQAVPDNPNGDKSLVFFFATRSGKEIHALFDSVCRAGEVGIRQDSHSEPCQPGPSADESYTQPSFLKRAWLRMSKKRIKGKAERPRSQSMPSTTRRPKKSEPVSPPSKIDERPFRRNDSVPTYMGRTSNTDDVFEQEPAKSPAPGYENIMGVTPEGYEVMIPDSTDGRRATHSGAFSPTRKGSAEQGVGTIKEDGRNPGDAEGYVVVEGRDEELVEILIKESSGKGKKEIEESENGRVKSSSSTTERQDEGNVIPEENESETQEKTSETEKPDLANDEVKCEIIVTPSDAGDSKAKNEEECSVVNGHKDNIEPMTEQKSQTMSSRRPTENPDYVNGDITSSKRVANGTVSNVSSRRGLKAPPMLNLSPSSTVGSAEHLYVNSPKPVEYVNVQGGRPGAFRPRNKSSTSKLNPYAMYDGNDDSIYHSVESLMPSHPGYLNVRADDPSRSHSFENIAGHSYANVAGRQPSYQNIGHVDRSYVNMMSLPYQGNLNYVRIEGVDSPQASSPLSVNTSPKSSDYTWIDERKTKLLQDTAKLHSERRQENLPRVMKK; this comes from the exons ATGGATTTAGTTGAGGGAAAAGTATGGtgcagaaaaggaaaaaag tgGAAGACGCGCTGGGCTGTCTTGCGTCGAGTGAATCCTGCTACAG ATGTTTTGAATCTAGTCTTGTACTCAAAGGATTCAACTGCTGGAGCTCGGCACAGGGAGAAGGCGCTTGTATCTCTTAAAGGCTTCAGTGGATTGCAAGTACTAAACAAGTTGGACAAGCACTTCAATGTCATTGTCATTATTACAACAGATGATGTTATTCCCTTGAGCTTTGAAACAATTGATCAGAGGGCAGACTGGCTGGGGCAACTGCAAGGTCATTATGGGAAAG AGAAGTCATTTTCAGGCATTGTGCCacataaacaaaaaatcaaGTCTGGCGAAGCCGTGCTACGGTTCTATCCTTCGTTCTTCTCACTGACGAAAAAGGACAGCCACCGTCTGATTGGTCACtggaagttcacgtctttgcCTAAATATGGCGCGGTTGAGGGCGGATTTGCATTCCAGGCTGTACCTGACAATCCTAATGGAGACAAatctcttgttttcttctttgctaCTCGCTCAGGGAAAGAAATTCATGCCTTATTTGACAGCGTTTGTCGAGCTGGTGAAGTTGGTATACGGCAAGATTCTCATTCCG AACCTTGTCAGCCGGGTCCCAGTGCAGACGAATCGTACACTCAACCAAGCTTTTTAAAGCGAGCCTGGCTTCGTATGAGCAAGAAACGCATTAAGGGGAAAGCAGAGAGGCCCCGTAGTCAAAGCATGCCATCCACAACTCGCAGACCGAAGAAGTCGGAGCCGGTATCCCCACCGTCTAAAATAGATGAACGTCCTTTTCGAAGAAACGATTCCGTGCCTACCTACATGGGAAGAACCAGTAATACTGATGATGTCTTTGAACAAGAACCTGCAAAAAGCCCAGCGCCCGGATACGAAAACATCATGGGGGTCACCCCCGAGGGATACGAAGTGATGATACCGGACTCGACTGATGGCCGAAGGGCGACACATAGCGGGGCATTTAGTCCCACCAGGAAAGGATCCGCAGAACAAGGAGTGGGGACTATTAAGGAAGACGGAAGGAACCCGGGTGATGCAGAGGGTTATGTTGTCGTGGAAGGTAGAGACGAAGAACTTGTTGAAATATTAATAAAGGAATCTTCTGGTAAGGGAAAAAAGGAAATAGAAGAGTCGGAGAATGGCAGAGTTAAGTCTTCGTCTTCTACGACCGAAAGGCAAGATGAAGGCAATGTGATCCCAGAGGAAAATGAAAGCGAAACGCAGGAAAAAACATCAGAAACCGAAAAGCCAGATTTGGCCAACGATGAAGTAAAATGTGAAATAATCGTTACTCCATCGGATGCAGGTGATTCAAAAGCCAAAAATGAGGAGGAGTGCAGTGTTGTAAACGGGCATAAAGACAATATTGAGCCTATGACAGAACAGAAGTCGCAAACTATGAGCAGCAGAAGACCCACAGAGAACCCAGACTATGTTAACGGTGACATCACCTCTTCAAAACGCGTTGCCAACGGAACGGTGTCTAACGTTTCATCTCGTCGGGGTTTGAAAGCACCACCAATGCTTAATCTGTCGCCCTCGTCAACTGTTGGAAGTGCCGAACATCTTTACGTGAATTCTCCAAAACCGGTGGAATATGTGAATGTTCAGGGAGGGAGGCCTGGGGCTTTTCGTCCCCGCAACAAATCAAGCACGTCGAAGTTGAACCCGTATGCAATGTATGACGGAAATGATGATTCGATCTACCACAGTGTGGAGTCACTGATGCCTTCGCATCCGGGATATTTAAACGTTCGCGCTGACGACCCTTCACGAAGCCACAGTTTTGAGAACATCGCTGGCCATTCTTACGCGAATGTAGCTGGCAGACAGCCATCGTATCAAAACATAGGACACGTTGATCGGTCTTACGTGAACATGATGTCATTGCCCTATCAAGGAAATCTGAACTACGTAAGAATTGAAGGAGTTGATTCGCCGCAAGCGAGCAGTCCTTTGTCCGTGAACACTTCCCCAAAATCCAGCGACTACACCTGGATCGACGAGAGGAAGACCAAATTATTGCAAGACACAGCCAAACTGCATAGCGAGCGACGACAGGAAAATTTGCCACGAGTAATGAAGAAATAG